The Candidozyma auris chromosome 1, complete sequence genome includes a region encoding these proteins:
- the ARP9 gene encoding Arp9p, whose protein sequence is MPLFREENFLIIHTGSQHTLFTFGLQDSLSPPQYKIPTAVYLDKSSNVYHPANTGNYEEIWPVQSSRIVDIKAYQALLKFVLQTIIARYPILTINQVSLLLIVPSLSYSRSAVEQITRYVFETLEFTAFNILDLSIASTFGLATMSSALVVNVGHESSQVMPVIGGTAIKHAGKRLEIGGKSITDELRKLLPHLSEAQITALKHSKIYEVLSDHSESFYSLADLKEDKTNQDDDFDVAKLVTEENQNGIGVSDEKADDNESEEEKKPNSELEKNWFKDPISGNKIYIGKERFQGADKLVDALCTAIYESLQAIPDLDKRQECYDNIILTGSTFHIEGLKQSVIFKLCERYLVRPPNTKKGRKVTENGINSTIAAYQQTDDASQDSKGSGPLQNPSSVKLAKHPDYFPEWKRPKEHGGSWLDVYFLGGEIYSKQVFGANSNHGGDSFIDTDIYEERGPQAIWDVVL, encoded by the coding sequence ATGCCACTCTTTCGTGAGGAGAATTTTCTCATAATTCATACTGGGTCTCAACATACCTTATTCACATTTGGCTTGCAAGACTCGTTATCCCCTCCACAGTATAAGATTCCTACGGCTGTTTACCTCGACAAGTCTAGCAACGTATATCACCCTGCGAATACTGGCAACTACGAGGAGATATGGCCTGTACAAAGTTCACGAATTGTTGACATTAAAGCATATcaggctcttttgaagtttgTTTTACAAACGATCATCGCCAGATACCCTATTCTTACCATCAACCAGGTATCCCTATTATTAATCGTACCTTCCTTATCCTACTCACGTTCTGCTGTGGAGCAAATTACAAGATATGTATTCGAGACTTTGGAATTCACAGCGTTCAACATTTTGGATCTCTCGATAGCGTCTACTTTTGGTCTCGCTACAATGTCATCTGCTTTGGTGGTTAATGTCGGCCATGAGAGTTCTCAAGTCATGCCTGTGATCGGTGGAACCGCCATAAAGCACGCTGGGAAGCGTCTCGAGATTGGAGGAAAATCTATCACCGATGAATTAAGGAAGTTGTTACCTCATTTGTCGGAGGCACAAATCACGGCTTTGAAGCATTCAAAAATCTACGAAGTATTGAGTGATCACAGCGAGTCTTTCTACTCTCTTGCCGACCTCAAGGAGGATAAGACCAATCAAGATGACGATTTTGATGTTGCTAAATTGGTGactgaagaaaatcaaaacgGAATTGGTGTTTCGGACGAGAAAGCAGACGACAATGAGagcgaggaagaaaagaagcccaaTAGTgaattggagaagaacTGGTTCAAAGATCCTATTTCGGGCAACAAAATTTACATTGGTAAAGAACGTTTTCAGGGAGCTGACAAGTTAGTGGATGCGCTTTGTACGGCCATATACGAATCATTGCAGGCTATTCCTGACTTGGATAAGAGACAAGAGTGCTACGATAACATAATTCTCACAGGGTCTACTTTCCATATTGAGGGCTTGAAGCAATCAGTTATTTTCAAGCTCTGTGAGCGTTATTTGGTAAGACCACCCAATACTAAGAAGGGCCGTAAGGTAACGGAGAATGGCATCAACTCTACTATCGCAGCCTATCAACAAACCGATGACGCCTCTCAAGACTCAAAAGGCTCTGGTCCTCTTCAGAACCCTTCGCTGGTAAAGCTTGCGAAACATCCAGATTACTTCCCTGAATGGAAACGTCCCAAAGAACACGGCGGCTCTTGGCTAGATGTGTACTTCTTGGGAGGAGAGATATACTCCAAACAGGTATTTGGTGCTAATTCCAACCATGGTGGCGATTCATTCATCGATACTGATATATACGAGGAAAGAGGGCCCCAAGCAATATGGGATGTGGTCCTTTAG
- a CDS encoding DNA ligase (ATP) CDC9: MRFFGSKKDQPDSLKRKRSGDDEKRAKVQKIQRTVEAKPITSSSPNNGTSESSKEANVERDGESSSEGDAEDAAKLIKLSEQSHKHKDLAEGNKLPYSAITNTLEKIEHESSRLKITALVSEFFLETLEQYRSPDKLVKIVYLFINRLGPDYEPDLELGLGETLLIKAISECYGRAPAHIKKDYHEVGDLGLVAQKSRSGQPTMFKPAPLDVETVFENLTKIAKATGKDSQAKKVGIIHRMLTACDLKSNEAKFLIRSLEGKLRVGLAEKTVLVALAQALLQYEKKGERVLPSTLLKAEDTIKEAFSLVPNYEIVIRKSFEHGILNLLDHCSLTPGVPLKPMLAKPTKSVGEILDRFQGQEFTCEYKYDGERAQVHLLEDGMVRIYSRNSEDMSERYPDLVGIIKDFIKKTDDDTSSKSPTSLILDCEAVAWDREAKKILPFQVLSTRKRKDVSEDSIKVHICLFAFDLLYHNGTSLITKSLQERRDILFNNFQTIDGKFQFATYKNSSDLDELQAFLDQSVKDSCEGLMVKMLHGSESFYEPSKRSRNWLKLKKDYLSGVGDSLDLVVIGAYIGRGKRTGGYGGFLLASYNDDTGEYETACKIGTGFSEEDLATLSTKLKPTEISQPKAFYTYDTTSSNALPDVWFEPTTVFEVLTADLSLSPVYKAAHSEYGKGISLRFPRFIRVRDDKGVEDATTSTQVAELYDRQANIN, translated from the coding sequence ATGAGGTTTTTCGGCCTGAAGAAGGACCAGCCTGATTCCCTCAAGAGAAAGCGGCTGGGTGACGATGAGAAGAGGGCCAAGGTACAGAAGATCCAAAGAACGGTGGAGGCCAAGCCTATAACGAGCAGCCTGCCCAACAATGGCACGTCAGAGAGTTCAAAGGAGGCGAATGTTGAGCGAGATGGCGAGTCCCTGAGTGAAGGTGATGCTGAGGATGCTGCAAAGCTTATCAAGCTCTCAGAGCAATCTCACAAACATAAAGACCTTGCTGAAGGCAACAAACTCCCGTACTCCGCGATAACTAACactttggagaagatcgagCACGAGAGCTCTCGATTGAAAATCACTGCTCTTGTCTCTGAATTCTTCCTTGAGACTTTGGAGCAATACAGACTGCCTGACAAGCTCGTGAAAATTGTATaccttttcatcaataGATTGGGACCTGACTATGAACCTGATCTTGAATTAGGTTTGGGAGAGACTCTTTTGATCAAGGCAATCAGCGAATGTTACGGTAGGGCTCCTGCCCACATCAAGAAAGACTATCATGAGGTCGGTGACTTGGGCCTTGTGGCCCAAAAGTCCAGGTCCGGTCAGCCCACGATGTTCAAGCCAGCACCACTAGATGTTGAAACCGTTTTCGAGAATCTCACTAAGATCGCCAAAGCAACAGGAAAGGACtcacaagcaaagaaagttgGTATCATACATAGAATGTTGACCGCATGTGACTTAAAGAGCAACGAAGCCAAATTTCTTATCAGATCCCTTGAGGGTAAGTTGAGGGTCGGCCTTGCTGAAAAGACTGTGCTTGTTGCTTTAGCCCAAGCCCTTCTCCAATATGAGAAAAAGGGCGAACGTGTATTGCCAAGTACGCTACTCAAGGCTGAGGATaccatcaaagaagcctTCTCCTTAGTTCCAAACTACGAGATTGTCATCCGGAAGAGCTTTGAACATGGCATATTGAACTTGCTCGATCACTGCAGCTTGACACCTGGTGTGCCCTTGAAACCCATGTTAGCTAAGCCAACAAAGTCTGTGGGTGAAATCTTGGACAGATTTCAAGGACAGGAGTTCACATGTGAATACAAATATGACGGTGAAAGAGCTCAAGTGCATCTCTTAGAGGATGGAATGGTTAGAATTTACTCAAGGAATTCTGAAGACATGTCTGAAAGGTATCCAGACTTAGTCGGTATCATTAaggacttcatcaagaagaccgATGATGACacctcttcaaaaagtccTACCTCTCTCATCTTGGACTGTGAAGCGGTGGCATGGGATAGagaagcgaagaagattcTTCCCTTTCAAGTCCTCTcgacaagaaaaagaaaagatgtTAGCGAGGACAGCATTAAAGTGCATATCTGTCTTTTTGCATTTGACCTATTATACCACAACGGAACCTCGCTCATAACGAAGTCTTTGCAGGAGAGGCGAGATATACTTTTCAATAACTTCCAAACAATCGATGGCAAATTCCAATTTGCCACGTATAAAAATTCTTCGGATCTCGATGAACTTCAGGCATTCTTGGATCAATCTGTTAAGGACTCTTGTGAAGGTttgatggtgaagatgcttCATGGAAGTGAGTCATTTTACGAACCCTCGAAACGGTCGAGAAATTGGTTaaaactcaagaaagaTTATTTGAGTGGTGTCGGTGACTCCTTAGATTTAGTGGTAATTGGAGCCTATattggaagaggaaagaGGACTGGTGGCTACGGtggttttcttttggcGTCTTACAACGATGATACCGGTGAGTATGAAACTGCTTGTAAGATTGGCACTGGATTTTCTGAGGAAGACTTGGCGACTCTCAGTACAAAGCTTAAACCAACGGAAATATCGCAACCGAAGGCTTTCTACACATACGACACTACTAGCTCCAACGCGCTACCGGACGTGTGGTTTGAACCGACCACTGTCTTCGAGGTTTTGACGGCTGATCTTTCATTAAGTCCAGTGTATAAAGCTGCTCATTCCGAATACGGGAAGGGAATTTCGTTACGCTTTCCACGATTCATTAGAGTAAGGGATGACAAGGGAGTCGAGGACGCTACAACTTCTACGCAAGTTGCCGAGTTGTACGACAGGCAAGCCAATATAAATTAA
- the SCT1 gene encoding bifunctional glycerol-3-phosphate/glycerone-phosphate O-acyltransferase, with translation MPEDISSGASPRSRSNSTKSATPAPRSALPQMEYKPFTRTQLWLYDLLLWFWSVVFDCFFREIRPRGAFRLPKSGPVIFVAAPHANQFVDPIVLMKQVKKEAGRRISFLIAMKSYLHKIIGTLSRVQLAVPVARAQDMLRPATGKIYVDFDSDPLKVKGKGTHFIEECMARGLIALPESLGATEIAEVVSDTELIIRKEFKSSEKVKQLLKQGTRFKVADKIDQGHVYKFVFQHLSAGNCLGIFPEGGSHDRTDMLPLKAGVAIMALGAMKNDPDCNVKIVPCGMNYFNAHRFRSRAVIEFGHPIEIPKELVKKYSNPQTSREAVKELLEIVTNGLRAVTVNCQDYETLMVIQAARRLYAGNFAQYLPLPLVVEMNRRLVLGYETYKDRPEIQESKQKVLEYNKLLKHLYLPDHHVEDCDESHKIRLLPIFIARIITLIFFAVLAFPGIVLFSPVFIISKLFSMKKAKTALANSTVKIKANDVVATWKILISLIIAPLLYSFYASMGTWYCKTHHYMSTLGSVTLWFSLYMLGVLVTYSALITGEQGMDLFKSIRPLYLSIFSGNAISELKQKRKELSEQITEVVNKFGPELFPNDFNLLELKEHLNVTDEIQYIDSDEEEELKTQELRNRRKSQRKAKKKKKLKAKNKDEGDGDGSTLATTPSDSDLSLNQSSSMSDGVSLVNSDMSYTNIPMFSDYSLHANAKNSDVDIKALNSTISMADDFNYKQASTPVSLSRDSSHMELNFAATKLPGSKLSAQYAISSPQKRHLLGEKIRSRIREGRENNSDAS, from the coding sequence ATGCCTGAAGACATTTCTTCGGGCGCCTCGCCTAGGTCAAGATCAAACTCTACTAAATCGGCTACGCCAGCTCCTAGGAGTGCTCTTCCTCAAATGGAGTACAAGCCTTTCACTCGCACACAGCTCTGGCTCTATGACCTTTTGCTCTGGTTTTGGTCGGTCGTGTTCGACTGTTTCTTCCGAGAAATAAGGCCCAGAGGTGCTTTTCGCCTCCCCAAAAGTGGGCCTGTCATTTTCGTTGCTGCACCTCATGCTAACCAATTTGTTGATCCAATTGTTTTAATGAAacaggtgaagaaagaagctggTAGAAGAATTTCTTTCCTCATTGCAATGAAATCGTATCTCCACAAGATAATCGGCACTCTTTCGAGAGTCCAGCTCGCTGTGCCTGTCGCTAGAGCTCAGGATATGTTGCGCCCAGCTACCGGTAAAATTTACGTTGATTTCGACTCCGACCCTTTGAAGGTCAAGGGAAAGGGAACTCACTTCATTGAGGAATGCATGGCTCGAGGGCTCATCGCTCTTCCCGAGTCTCTTGGTGCTACCGAGATTGCAGAGGTTGTTTCTGACACTGAGCTCATAATCAGGAAAGAATTTAAATCTTCTGAAAAAGTGAAACAGCTCTTGAAACAAGGCACCCGTTTCAAGGTTGCTGACAAGATTGACCAGGGTCATGTCTACAAATTTGTCTTTCAGCACTTGAGTGCTGGCAACTGCTTGGGAATCTTCCCGGAGGGTGGTTCTCATGACAGAACAGATATGCTTCCGCTAAAGGCGGGTGTTGCCATTATGGCACTAGGTGCAATGAAAAATGATCCTGATTGTAACGTTAAGATAGTGCCATGCGGTATGAACTATTTTAATGCACACAGGTTTAGATCTAGAGCTGTTATTGAATTTGGACACCCAATTGAAATTCCTAAAgaacttgtcaagaagTACAGCAATCCTCAAACAAGTCGTGAAGCCGTGAAGGAATTGTTGGAGATTGTGACAAACGGATTGCGGGCAGTCACTGTAAATTGCCAGGACTACGAGACTTTGATGGTTATTCAAGCTGCAAGAAGATTGTACGCCGGTAACTTTGCCCAGTATTTACCTTTGCCATTGGTTGTTGAGATGAATAGAAGATTGGTATTGGGTTACGAAACATATAAGGATCGACCTGAGATTCAAGAATCGAAACAAAAGGTTTTGGAATACAAtaagcttttgaagcattTGTACTTGCCCGACCAtcatgttgaagattgCGATGAGTCCCATAAGATCCGCTTACTTCCAATCTTCATAGCTCGCATAATCACGCTAATCTTTTTTGCAGTTCTTGCATTTCCCGGCattgttcttttttctcctgTTTTCATAATCTCAAAGTTGTTTTCCATGAAGAAGGCAAAGACTGCTTTGGCCAACTCCACAGTCAAAATTAAAGCCAATGACGTGGTGGCTACATGGAAAATTCTTATCAGTTTAATCATTGCCCCTTTGCTTTACAGTTTTTATGCATCCATGGGAACTTGGTATTGCAAAACACATCACTACATGTCTACTCTTGGGTCGGTGACCTTGTGGTTTTCCCTCTACATGTTGGGTGTATTGGTGACCTATTCTGCCTTGATCACTGGTGAACAGGGTATGGATTTGTTCAAGTCGATAAGACCTCTTTAtctttcaattttttcagGGAATGCCATTAGTGAGCTCAAacagaaaagaaaggaattGTCCGAACAGATAACTGAAGTTGTTAATAAATTTGGTCCCGAGTTGTTCCCTAATGACTTCAACTTACttgagttgaaggagcatTTGAACGTCACAGATGAAATTCAATATATCGACTCcgatgaggaagaggaattgaagaCACAAGAATTAAGAAACAGAAGGAAGTCTCAaagaaaggcaaagaagaagaagaagcttaaGGCGAAGAATAAGGACGAGGGTGATGGCGACGGCCTGACATTGGCTACAACACCTAGTGACAGCGACTTGTCACTCAACCAGTCTCTGTCAATGTCCGATGGTGTTTCTCTCGTGAACTCGGATATGTCCTACACCAATATTCCAATGTTTTCAGACTATTCATTGCATGCTAATGCCAAAAATTCTGATGTGGACATTAAGGCTCTCAATTCTACTATTTCAATGGCGGACGACTTTAACTACAAGCAAGCTTCGACACCTGTTTCCTTGTCTCGTGATAGCTCACACATGGAACTCAATTTCGCTGCTACCAAATTACCTGGATCGAAACTTTCAGCTCAGTATGCGATCAGCTCTCCTCAGAAAAGACATTTGTTGGGCGAGAAAATCAGATCAAGAATCAGAGAGGGCAGAGAAAATAATTCCGACGCCTCGTAG
- the FOX2 gene encoding bifunctional hydroxyacyl-CoA dehydrogenase/enoyl-CoA hydratase FOX2, which yields MSISFKDKVVVVTGAGGGLGKYYCLEYAKRGAKVVVNDLGGSLSGQGGDSRAADVVVDEIRKAGGIAVADYNNVLEGEKIIETAVKNFGTVHVIINNAGILRDAQFKKMTPQDFQLVIDVHVNGAFNVTKAAWEYFRKQGYGRIINTASPAGLYGNFGQANYSAAKMGLVGFAETLAKEGEKYNIKANTIAPLARSRMTESVLPPPILEQLGPEKIAPLVLYLTSEENQDISGQIFEVAAGFYAQIRWERSGGALFKPDDSFTPESVAKKFEEITSFEDSGRPEDLQVSHPFMLNNYGVLADQAKKLPPNDNSGVPEVSLKGRVVLITGAGAGLGRDYALALAKKGAKVVVNDFKDPSKVVEEIKAAGGEAHGDTHDVATQAKEIIDNVIGKYGTIDVLVNNAGILRDRSFAKMSWEEWSLVQKVHLNGTFELTRLAWPHFLEKKYGRVVNITSTSGIYGNFGQANYATAKAAIIGFTRTIAIEGAKNNIKANVVAPHAETAMTLTIFQESDKNLYPPKLVAPLLIFLASEQVPVTGELFEGGGGWIGKTRWQRAKGAVSKDAVTTAEFVKDHIGDITDFSTGTENPASTTESSMAILSAVGDDDDDEDEDDEEEEAEEEEDDDEDPAKMPDPIFSWNDRDVILYNLGVGAHRKELKYVYENDSDFQVIPTFCHLPTFNTVKSQVTFSRLLRNFNPMLLLHGEHYIKINKFPIPIEASVKTSYYPLEVTQKGTNTIVVHGSKSVDVNTGEEYFSNEATLFIRKCEGDTRQYAERKTFATTQFAAPKTEPIFTKDIHTTEDQAALYRLTGDRNPLHIDPAFAQGAKFDDPILHGMCTYGLTAKVLLDEFGLFDEIKGRFTGIVFPGETLRVFAWKEGDTVIFQTHVVERKTIAINNAAIKLVTDEAKL from the coding sequence ATGTCCATTTCTTTTAAAGATAAAGTCGTGGTCGTCACCGGTGCCGGTGGTGGCTTGGGTAAGTACTACTGTTTGGAGTACGCTAAGAGAGGCGCCAAGGTTGTCGTCAACGACTTGGGTGGTTCTCTTTCCGGTCAAGGTGGCGACTCCAGAGCTGCTGATGTCGTGGTTGACGAGATCAGAAAAGCCGGTGGTATCGCTGTTGCCGACTACAACAACGTTCTCGAAGGTGAAAAAATCATTGAGACTGCCGTCAAGAACTTTGGTACCGTGCACGTtatcatcaacaacgcTGGTATCTTACGTGACGCTcaattcaagaagatgaccCCTCAGGACTTCCAATTGGTCATTGACGTTCATGTGAACGGTGCTTTCAATGTCACCAAGGCCGCATGGGAATACTTCCGCAAGCAGGGCTACGGAAGAATCATCAACACTGCTTCCCCAGCTGGTTTGTACGGTAACTTCGGTCAGGCCAACTATTCTGCTGCGAAGATGGGATTGGTTGGTTTCGCTGAGACTTTGGCCAAGGAAGGTGAGAAGTACAACATCAAGGCCAACACCATTGCTCCTTTGGCCAGATCCAGGATGACCGAGTCTGTCTTGCCTCCTCCTATCTTGGAGCAGTTGGGCCCTGAGAAGATTGCCCCATTGGTCTTGTACTTGACTTCCGAGGAGAACCAAGACATCTCTGGTCAGATTTTTGAGGTCGCTGCTGGTTTCTACGCCCAAATCCGTTGGGAGAGATCTGGTGGTGCCTTGTTCAAGCCTGACGACTCCTTCACTCCAGAGTCTGTTGCTAAGAAGTTTGAGGAGATCACCAGCTTCGAGGACTCTGGCAGACCCGAGGACTTGCAGGTTTCCCACCCATTCATGCTCAACAACTACGGTGTCTTGGCTGACCAAGCCAAGAAGCTCCCACCAAACGACAACTCCGGTGTCCCTGAGGTGTCTTTGAAGGGCAGAGTTGTTTTGATCActggtgctggtgccgGTTTGGGTAGAGACTATGCCTTGGCTCTCGCTAAAAAGGGTGCTAAGGTTGTTGTCAACGACTTCAAAGACCCATCCAAGGTTGTTGAGGAAATCAAAGCTGCTGGTGGCGAGGCTCACGGTGACACTCACGATGTTGCTACCCAGGCCAAGGAGATCATCGACAACGTTATCGGCAAGTACGGTACCATTGACGTCTTGGTCAACAACGCTGGTATCTTGAGAGACAGATCCTTCGCCAAGATGAGCTGGGAGGAGTGGTCTCTCGTCCAGAAGGTGCACTTGAACGGTACTTTTGAATTGACCAGATTGGCTTGGCCACACttccttgagaagaagtacGGTAGAGTTGTTAACATCACCTCCACTTCTGGTATCTACGGTAACTTTGGTCAGGCCAACTACGCTACCGCCAAGGCTGCCATCATCGGTTTCACCAGAACCATTGCCATCGAGGGTGCTAAGAACAACATTAAGGCCAACGTGGTTGCCCCTCACGCTGAGACCGCCATGACTTTGACCATCTTCCAGGAGTCTGACAAGAACTTGTACCCACCTAAGTTGGTTGCACcattgttgatcttcttggcttcTGAGCAGGTTCCAGTCACTGGTGAGTTGTTCGAAGGAGGCGGAGGCTGGATCGGCAAGACCAGATGGCAGAGAGCTAAGGGTGCTGTCAGCAAGGACGCTGTCACCACCGCTGAGTTTGTCAAGGACCATATTGGTGACATTACCGACTTCTCTACTGGTACTGAGAACCCTGCTTCTACCACTGAGTCTTCCATGGCTATCTTGTCCGCTGTTGGtgacgacgatgatgatgaggacgaggacgacgaggaagaagaggccgaggaagaagaagatgacgatgaggacCCAGCCAAGATGCCCGACCCAATCTTCTCCTGGAATGACAGAGACGTTATCTTGTACAACCTTGGTGTCGGTGCTCACCGTAAGGAGTTGAAGTATGTCTATGAAAACGATTCTGATTTCCAGGTTATCCCAACCTTCTGTCACTTGCCAACTTTCAACACTGTTAAGTCTCAGGTTACATTCTCTAGATTGTTGAGAAACTTCAACCCAATGCTTTTGTTGCATGGTGAACactacatcaagatcaacaagttcCCAATTCCAATTGAGGCTTCCGTGAAGACATCCTACTACCCATTAGAGGTTACGCAGAAGGGTACCAACACCATCGTCGTTCACGGCTCTAAGTCTGTTGACGTCAACACCGGTGAGGAGTACTTCTCCAACGAGGCTACTCTCTTCATCAGAAAGTGTGAGGGTGACACCAGACAGTACGCTGAGAGAAAGACTTTTGCTACTACCCAGTTTGCTGCTCCAAAGACCGAGCCTATCTTCACCAAGGATATCCACACTACTGAGGACCAGGCCGCTCTTTACAGATTGACTGGTGACAGAAACCCATTGCACATTGACCCTGCATTTGCCCAGGGTGCCAAGTTCGATGATCCAATTTTGCATGGTATGTGTACCTATGGTTTGACTGCCAAGGTCTTGTTGGACGAGTTTGGTCTctttgacgagatcaagggTAGATTCACCGGTATTGTCTTCCCAGGTGAGACCTTGAGAGTGTTCGCTTGGAAGGAAGGTGACACTGTTATCTTCCAGACTCATGTCGTTGAAAGAAAGACCATTGCTATCAACAATGCTGCCATCAAGTTGGTAACCGACGAGGCTAAGTTGTAA
- the MIH1 gene encoding putative tyrosine protein phosphatase has protein sequence MNTLESGRNKLSSGTKAITRSVSQISKLSDFSVFDAPDSRSLDPIDGESTDEDTGNDTTLNDDDLLCSPSYKSQERKQKLASASQIDVCRPPTSLQMRRTQSLLQDPQLTATYNGQEHLSSTKLKTFTVAHDLLPRIDEHEMYKIVSGQYNSEFDDYIVIDCRFPYEFDGGHIVNAINISSKTDLEMHFIKRRPLKPKKRLLIFHCEYSIFRGPTMAGHLRKADRIFNSDQYPKLIYPDIVILEGGYKRFFDKHKDWCVPQAYVEMKDIKHKRACEVEMSKVIQASKLTRARSYNHFQSHRTDHTRSSSFTALLSSSEQHLCSPGTSSSGGQLPRRKASKIQKRQEARKELRLQLSQPSASWYSIHSESSSPSEFQNGSFPCFDEQAFAPPSALFREHSKNSSVSSASIQSSASSVCSENYSSAFTSTESLASCSSPSAESSDYFDSNSSAFKNASLATLSNPSNMYASPQNTDYSFPSQSSMSTKPKRLSLQRPAHRTPRHHMNLSSPTTSSPLTTTTPSSVFENWPSVGHNADTINDSPLNFSPHHKFNPNEQLTEFNQSILPHIPSYAEIDEEEEEPE, from the coding sequence ATGAACACCTTGGAGCTGGGCAGGAACAAGCTCCTGAGCGGTACCAAGGCTATCACCCGTTCTGTGTCGCAGATTCTGAAGCTTCTGGACTTCAGCGTGTTTGATGCTCCTGATTCGAGGTCGCTAGATCCCATCGACGGTGAATCCACAGATGAAGATACGGGCAACGATACCACCTTGAACGACGACGACTTGCTTTGCTCGCCGCTGTATAAGTCTCAGGAGAGGAAACAGAAGTTAGCGTCTGCTTCTCAGATCGACGTATGTCGTCCTCCCACCTCTCTCCAGATGAGAAGAACACAGTCTCTTTTACAGGATCCCCAGCTTACAGCAACCTACAATGGCCAAGAACACCTCCTGCTGACGAAACTCAAGACTTTTACCGTCGCTCATGACTTGTTGCCTCGAATAGACGAGCACGAAATGTACAAGATCGTCTCTGGTCAGTACAACTCTGAATTCGACGATTACATTGTCATAGACTGTCGGTTTCCTTACGAGTTTGACGGCGGCCACATTGTCAACGCAATCAACATTTCGTCAAAGACTGATTTGGAGATGCATTTTATCAAACGCCGTCcgttgaagccaaagaaacGTCTTTTAATCTTCCATTGCGAGTATTCCATTTTCAGAGGACCCACCATGGCTGGCCACTTGCGTAAGGCCGATCGAATATTCAACTCAGATCAGTATCCTAAGCTCATTTACCCTGACATCGTCATCCTAGAAGGTGGCTACAAGCGGTTTTTTGACAAGCACAAGGACTGGTGTGTGCCCCAAGCATACGTCGAAATGAAGGATATCAAACATAAAAGAGCATGCGAGGTTGAAATGAGTAAGGTCATCCAAGCTTCCAAACTCACCAGAGCACGCTCGTATAATCACTTTCAGCTGCATCGTACCGATCACACGCGGTCATCGTCTTTCACAGCCCTATTGTCGTCCTCGGAACAACATTTATGTTCACCAGGCACGTCTTCGAGCGGGGGTCAATTACCGAGACGTAAAGCTTCTAAAATacaaaagagacaagagGCTCGTAAAGAGCTCCGTCTTCAGCTCTCTCAGCCACTGGCCAGTTGGTACTCTATTCACTCTGAGTCTTCGCTGCCATCTGAATTCCAAAATGGTTCATTCCCTTGTTTCGATGAGCAAGCTTTTGCACCACCCTCGGCATTGTTCAGAGAACATAGCAAAAACTCGTCGGTTCTGCTGGCATCTATCCAATCTTCAGCGCTGCTGGTCTGTTCTGAAAACTACTCATCTGCCTTTACATCGACCGAGTCTTTAGCTTCGTGCTCTTCCCCTTCAGCTGAGTCATCTGATTACTTTGATAGTAACTCGTCAGCATTCAAAAACGCATCACTCGCTACATTGTCCAATCCTTCCAATATGTATGCATCCCCCCAGAATACTGACTACCTGTTCCCTTCTCAGAGCTCAATGTCAACGAAACCCAAGAGGCTTTCATTGCAAAGACCGGCTCATCGGACTCCTAGGCATCACATGAACTTGTCTTCGCCGACAACTAGTTCGCCGCTAACGACCACCACACCCAGTTCCGTGTTTGAAAATTGGCCCAGTGTTGGCCACAATGCCGATACTATCAATGATTCTCCACTTAACTTCTCTCCACACCACAAGTTCAACCCAAACGAGCAGTTGACTGAATTCAATCAATCAATACTTCCACATATCCCATCTTACGCAGAGattgacgaggaggaggaggaacCCGaatga